A single Campylobacter hyointestinalis subsp. hyointestinalis DNA region contains:
- the rfaE1 gene encoding D-glycero-beta-D-manno-heptose-7-phosphate kinase, with amino-acid sequence MVNVLVVGDLMIDHYVWGSCDRISPEAPVQVVNIKNETKRLGGLGNVISNLKTLGSEVGVISVVGDDDVGDEILELLKDRGAKTELIIKEKGRKSSQKSRIMVAHQQVLRLDTESVCEISVSDDIISKFENILSRYDIVLLSDYGKGVLSPYLTKEIIRITKKSGKMVLIDPKGKDYSKYSGATLLTPNKKEASEALGFAINDEDDLKSALKMLKDKFKLDYSLITLSEDGIGLLDQEVKKFPAIAKEVFDVTGAGDSVLATLGYCLASKMSLEESIEIANLAAAVVIGKVGSADASWGEIENLKSKKSGFERKIISLSELLRVGRSGKTMVFTNGCFDILHFGHISYLQSAKKLGDMLVVGLNSDRSVKELKGEDRPVNAQSDRASMLAALEFVDFVVIFDEDTPLNLIKALKPDILVKGADYAGKKVVGSEFVREVKLINFVDGKSTTNIINKIKG; translated from the coding sequence ATGGTTAATGTTTTAGTGGTCGGTGATTTGATGATAGATCACTATGTGTGGGGAAGTTGCGATAGAATCTCTCCAGAAGCTCCTGTGCAAGTAGTAAATATCAAAAACGAAACTAAACGCTTAGGCGGCTTGGGAAATGTTATTTCAAATTTAAAAACTCTTGGCAGTGAAGTAGGCGTTATCAGTGTTGTTGGCGATGATGATGTGGGTGATGAGATACTTGAACTTCTAAAAGATAGGGGCGCTAAAACTGAGCTTATAATCAAAGAAAAAGGACGAAAATCCAGCCAAAAAAGTCGCATTATGGTAGCTCATCAACAAGTTCTTAGGCTCGATACCGAAAGTGTTTGCGAGATAAGCGTAAGCGATGATATCATATCTAAATTTGAAAATATTTTGAGCCGATATGATATCGTGTTACTGAGTGATTATGGAAAGGGTGTATTAAGTCCATATCTTACAAAAGAGATTATAAGAATCACGAAAAAATCAGGGAAAATGGTTTTAATAGATCCAAAAGGTAAAGATTACTCAAAATACAGCGGCGCTACTTTGCTAACACCGAATAAAAAAGAGGCTAGCGAGGCGCTTGGATTTGCGATAAATGATGAAGATGATTTAAAAAGTGCTTTAAAAATGCTTAAAGATAAATTCAAGCTCGATTATTCGTTAATCACTTTAAGCGAAGATGGAATAGGGCTTTTAGATCAAGAAGTAAAAAAATTTCCAGCAATTGCAAAAGAGGTATTTGACGTAACAGGAGCAGGCGATAGTGTGCTTGCTACTCTTGGATACTGTCTTGCTAGCAAAATGAGCTTAGAAGAGTCTATAGAAATAGCAAATTTAGCAGCAGCTGTTGTAATTGGTAAAGTAGGAAGTGCGGATGCTAGTTGGGGTGAAATCGAGAATTTGAAGTCTAAAAAAAGCGGCTTTGAACGTAAGATTATAAGTCTTAGTGAGCTGTTAAGAGTGGGCAGAAGCGGTAAAACTATGGTATTTACAAATGGTTGTTTTGATATACTTCATTTTGGGCATATTAGTTATTTGCAAAGTGCGAAAAAACTAGGAGATATGCTTGTTGTAGGATTGAACTCAGATAGATCTGTTAAAGAGCTAAAAGGAGAAGATAGACCAGTAAATGCTCAAAGTGACAGAGCAAGTATGTTGGCGGCTTTGGAATTTGTAGATTTTGTTGTGATTTTTGATGAGGATACGCCTTTAAATTTGATAAAAGCGTTGAAGCCCGATATTTTAGTAAAAGGTGCTGATTACGCAGGTAAAAAGGTTGTTGGAAGTGAGTTTGTGCGTGAGGTAAAGTTGATAAATTTTGTAGATGGAAAAAGCACCACAAATATAATAAATAAGATAAAAGGTTAA
- the gmhA gene encoding D-sedoheptulose 7-phosphate isomerase: MNTVFLNELEAHKETLAKTYELNENVLKACEMVVETLKNGGKVLICGNGGSAADSQHFAAELTGRYKTERTPLAGIALSTDTSALTAIGNDYGYDEVFARQAAALGRRGDILIGISTSGNSANVLKALKTARQNGLKTLGLSGRSGGTMNDFCDLNLIIPANDTARIQEMHILVIHTICQAVDLAYK, from the coding sequence ATGAATACTGTATTTTTAAATGAGCTAGAAGCTCACAAAGAGACTTTAGCTAAAACTTATGAGCTAAATGAAAATGTTTTAAAAGCGTGTGAAATGGTGGTTGAAACTTTAAAAAATGGCGGCAAGGTTTTGATATGCGGAAATGGTGGAAGCGCTGCTGATTCTCAGCATTTTGCAGCAGAACTTACAGGGCGTTATAAAACAGAGAGAACTCCGCTTGCTGGGATCGCTCTTAGCACCGATACTTCGGCTCTTACTGCTATCGGAAATGATTATGGCTATGATGAGGTTTTTGCAAGACAAGCAGCGGCTTTAGGCAGACGTGGTGATATCTTGATAGGAATTTCTACTAGTGGAAATAGCGCAAATGTTTTAAAAGCACTAAAAACAGCAAGACAAAACGGACTAAAAACACTCGGGCTAAGTGGTAGAAGCGGGGGCACTATGAATGATTTTTGTGATTTAAATTTGATAATACCTGCTAATGATACTGCTAGAATCCAAGAGATGCATATTTTGGTGATTCATACTATTTGTCAAGCTGTGGATTTAGCTTATAAATAG
- the waaF gene encoding lipopolysaccharide heptosyltransferase II: MRILIELPTWLGDAVMASAAVQSLALNYPNCKITFFGSEISTSIYSSYPNCENIIIDNSKKAKFRLFYLLKTALNLDKFDIAVSFRSHFYSKVFFKFIKADKKAIFTPTKNEIHQVQKYMNFIINCLSLKQSIDELKLYFAPFKFKNKTLGLNPGASYGSAKRWYPQYFANVAINLKKSYEVVIFGGKNEQNICDEIALELEKNGVKYQNLCNKTTICELASFIAGLDMFITNDSGPMHIAATFKVPTIALFGPTKFKETSPYKNNNAKILHLDLDCMPCMKRVCPLNSHECMKNLTPKMVLDAIYKLNPQLDK; encoded by the coding sequence ATGCGCATACTAATTGAGCTGCCCACATGGCTAGGTGACGCCGTGATGGCAAGCGCTGCTGTTCAAAGTCTAGCCCTAAACTATCCAAACTGTAAGATAACCTTTTTTGGATCAGAGATTAGCACGAGTATCTACAGCTCTTATCCAAACTGTGAAAATATCATTATCGATAATTCGAAAAAAGCTAAGTTCAGACTGTTTTATCTGCTAAAAACAGCTTTAAATTTAGATAAATTTGATATAGCCGTAAGTTTTAGAAGTCACTTTTACTCAAAAGTATTTTTTAAATTTATAAAAGCAGACAAAAAAGCTATTTTTACACCTACAAAAAACGAAATTCATCAGGTACAAAAATATATGAATTTTATTATCAATTGTCTGAGTTTAAAACAAAGCATAGATGAGCTAAAATTGTATTTTGCTCCTTTTAAATTTAAAAACAAAACTCTAGGGCTAAATCCAGGAGCAAGCTACGGAAGTGCGAAAAGATGGTATCCGCAATATTTTGCAAACGTAGCTATAAATTTAAAAAAGAGTTATGAAGTTGTCATTTTTGGAGGAAAAAATGAACAAAATATCTGCGACGAAATAGCATTAGAACTTGAAAAAAACGGAGTAAAATACCAAAATTTATGTAACAAAACCACTATTTGTGAGCTAGCAAGCTTTATAGCAGGTCTTGATATGTTTATCACTAACGATAGCGGTCCTATGCACATAGCAGCAACTTTTAAAGTGCCTACTATAGCACTTTTTGGACCTACTAAGTTCAAAGAAACCTCTCCATATAAAAATAACAATGCAAAGATACTACATCTTGATTTAGACTGTATGCCCTGTATGAAGAGAGTTTGTCCTTTGAACTCACACGAATGTATGAAAAATCTAACACCAAAAATGGTGCTAGATGCTATTTATAAGCTAAATCCACAGCTTGACAAATAG
- a CDS encoding glycosyltransferase family 4 protein, with protein sequence MKKIIFLRTNPKATGGAERYLIRLKNALEGSNISSEIRSFKGSQKLSSWLKALKFNAQVKNEKKDDEIYFSLERVTSADIYRAGDGVHKVYRSLKPFWFFNPLNFVYVYLEKKCFLNSKSIIANSNLIKQQIIDTYGIDKDKITTIYNGINLPTKVEKGSAKMRLCEKFGLNYELPILLFVGSGFKRKGVSEFLNIVSNISLTINTIIVGSDKNIKKYKNLAKKLGIDAIFTGKQRVVNDFYEGADVFIFPTHYEPFSNVILEALSYGCVCITTKQNGASEILDKDFIMDNPKSFEIANFIEKILRDSKLLSKIQASNLELSKKFSIEDNAKKTMEIINAHTN encoded by the coding sequence ATGAAAAAGATAATATTTTTAAGAACAAATCCAAAAGCAACTGGCGGAGCTGAGAGATACTTAATAAGGCTTAAAAACGCACTTGAAGGCTCAAATATAAGCTCAGAAATAAGAAGCTTTAAAGGAAGTCAAAAATTAAGCTCATGGCTAAAAGCACTTAAATTTAATGCTCAAGTAAAAAATGAAAAAAAAGATGATGAGATATACTTCAGCTTAGAACGAGTCACATCAGCTGATATCTATAGAGCTGGTGATGGGGTGCATAAAGTTTATAGATCTCTAAAACCGTTTTGGTTTTTTAATCCTTTAAATTTCGTATATGTTTATCTTGAAAAAAAATGCTTTTTAAATTCCAAAAGCATAATCGCAAACTCAAATTTGATAAAACAGCAGATCATAGATACATACGGTATCGACAAAGATAAAATCACAACCATATACAACGGTATAAATCTTCCAACAAAAGTAGAAAAAGGAAGCGCTAAAATGCGACTTTGTGAGAAATTTGGGCTAAATTATGAGCTTCCTATACTGCTTTTTGTAGGAAGTGGTTTTAAAAGAAAAGGCGTAAGCGAGTTTCTAAACATTGTGTCAAACATATCGCTCACTATAAACACAATTATAGTAGGTAGTGATAAAAATATAAAAAAATATAAAAATCTAGCAAAAAAACTGGGTATAGACGCCATATTTACAGGCAAACAAAGAGTTGTAAATGACTTTTATGAAGGCGCTGATGTGTTTATATTTCCTACTCATTACGAGCCGTTTTCAAATGTCATTTTAGAAGCTCTTAGTTATGGATGCGTTTGCATAACAACCAAACAAAACGGTGCTAGTGAGATACTTGATAAAGATTTTATAATGGATAATCCTAAGAGTTTTGAGATAGCAAATTTCATAGAAAAAATCTTAAGAGATAGCAAACTACTCTCAAAAATACAAGCTTCAAATTTAGAATTATCAAAAAAATTCAGCATAGAAGATAACGCTAAAAAAACAATGGAAATCATAAATGCGCATACTAATTGA